One window of Gammaproteobacteria bacterium genomic DNA carries:
- a CDS encoding efflux RND transporter periplasmic adaptor subunit, with the protein MRRNIVFLIGLVLLWQGSVQAVEYTGYTRLTPVIDLTTPVSGVIQQVNVRKGQLVKQGQALLTLDLATFNARVVACEAGIVAQTELRKEVQREYVRAQEMYEQTLLSERKLQLALIDKLAAEARYQRVNSDCVQARQTLKYAVIRAPMKGLITEVQARAGEVVSHLEQPRTLIQLVNAERMWIEIPVRGDVLDGLRLDQTLDVMLKKQSLKARVIQFEVVPDVLKDPYYRVTMEIKAGDVPVRAGYKVSVSIP; encoded by the coding sequence ATGCGACGTAATATTGTTTTCCTGATCGGACTTGTTTTATTATGGCAGGGATCGGTACAGGCGGTTGAATATACGGGCTACACTCGATTGACCCCGGTTATTGATTTAACGACCCCGGTCTCAGGTGTTATCCAACAGGTTAATGTGCGTAAGGGGCAGTTGGTAAAACAGGGGCAGGCATTGCTAACGCTGGATCTTGCTACATTTAACGCCAGGGTGGTGGCCTGTGAAGCGGGCATTGTGGCACAGACTGAATTGCGTAAGGAAGTTCAGCGGGAATATGTGCGTGCTCAGGAGATGTATGAGCAGACCTTGTTATCTGAACGTAAACTCCAGCTAGCCCTTATCGACAAGTTAGCAGCAGAGGCACGTTATCAGCGCGTTAATAGTGATTGTGTGCAGGCCAGACAGACATTGAAATATGCTGTTATCAGGGCGCCGATGAAGGGTCTGATTACAGAAGTGCAGGCAAGGGCAGGCGAGGTTGTGAGTCACCTTGAACAGCCTCGGACACTGATACAGTTAGTGAATGCAGAACGGATGTGGATCGAGATACCCGTGCGCGGAGACGTGCTGGATGGTCTGCGTCTTGATCAAACACTTGATGTTATGCTGAAAAAACAGTCATTGAAGGCGAGGGTGATACAGTTTGAAGTGGTGCCTGATGTATTAAAAGACCCTTATTACAGGGTGACTATGGAGATTAAGGCGGGTGATGTACCTGTACGCGCCGGTTACAAGGTCAGCGTTTCTATTCCATAG
- a CDS encoding TolC family protein produces MNCASLPETRREYIPVGSTPASMRARVSDREAQSLSLELTGQQWVNRVILLILLSLLSLCVSVQAADDALPEPLTLAYVLQQVRGSHPVLALAQSDIAVAQALGTQVDSEQDWDIYLEGYGEWPRYASIYSTTGAEYDNSKLSLIAERRLYDFGYSQAQRERSDLLVKGEEQQYHLVYQGHLIQLITQYTDILLADMNFRTLDEVMAVAYVRYERAQEAHRMGQISDIVLLEKESIYQQAMLQRVIAQAQQKNTRVALAEAMGRPNSLAASLRDPGFGFFAQRPPQLDELYYEASQSNPGLLAIDYKLEAMQAQLRAIRRSSNPRLDLELTANKYAGLVAYDKKWTAGLVMNVPLMKRGQDARLVAAHASVSRLQAEKKNGIMKVRAALLSLWQQLNTLSAQSRALIIEQDFRDLDLDKNRSLYEMEVQADLGDSMIRLAEVRMKLALNRYQQALTWARLAWYTGDKKYMPVIEGFSFQNRMTKGGG; encoded by the coding sequence ATGAATTGCGCTTCTCTACCCGAGACACGCCGTGAATACATCCCTGTAGGCTCCACGCCCGCGTCCATGCGGGCAAGGGTCTCTGATAGAGAAGCGCAATCCCTGTCTCTTGAGTTAACGGGACAGCAATGGGTTAACAGAGTTATTTTACTAATTCTTTTATCACTGCTTAGCCTTTGTGTATCGGTGCAAGCGGCGGATGATGCCTTGCCTGAACCGTTAACCCTGGCCTATGTATTACAGCAGGTGCGGGGTAGTCATCCGGTGTTGGCACTGGCGCAGAGTGATATAGCCGTTGCCCAGGCACTAGGCACACAGGTGGATTCTGAGCAGGATTGGGATATCTATCTGGAAGGTTATGGTGAATGGCCGCGCTATGCGTCTATCTATTCAACAACGGGTGCTGAGTATGATAATTCAAAGCTATCCCTGATTGCCGAGCGTAGGCTCTATGATTTTGGTTATAGTCAGGCGCAAAGGGAACGTTCTGATCTTCTGGTGAAGGGTGAGGAGCAACAATACCATCTTGTCTATCAGGGGCATCTGATACAATTAATAACGCAATACACCGATATTCTGTTGGCGGATATGAATTTTCGTACCCTGGATGAGGTAATGGCAGTTGCCTATGTGCGTTATGAACGAGCTCAGGAGGCACATCGAATGGGGCAGATCAGTGATATTGTTCTGCTTGAAAAGGAATCCATTTATCAACAGGCGATGTTGCAACGCGTCATTGCCCAAGCACAACAGAAGAATACCCGTGTTGCACTGGCGGAGGCAATGGGACGTCCGAACAGCCTGGCGGCTTCTTTACGCGACCCCGGTTTTGGTTTTTTTGCACAACGACCGCCACAACTGGATGAATTGTATTATGAGGCATCGCAAAGTAATCCTGGATTATTGGCGATTGATTATAAACTGGAGGCGATGCAGGCGCAGTTGCGTGCTATCCGACGGAGTAGTAACCCGCGTCTTGATCTGGAATTGACGGCAAATAAATATGCCGGTCTGGTAGCCTATGACAAGAAATGGACGGCAGGGTTGGTGATGAATGTGCCCTTGATGAAGAGGGGGCAGGATGCCCGCCTGGTTGCGGCACATGCGAGTGTTTCCCGTTTACAGGCAGAGAAAAAAAACGGGATAATGAAGGTTCGAGCAGCATTATTGAGTCTGTGGCAGCAATTAAATACCCTGTCGGCACAAAGTCGTGCATTGATAATTGAGCAGGATTTTCGTGATCTTGATCTGGATAAGAATCGCTCGTTGTATGAGATGGAGGTGCAGGCAGACCTTGGTGACTCCATGATTCGTCTGGCTGAAGTGAGGATGAAGCTGGCGCTGAATCGCTATCAACAGGCCCTGACCTGGGCGCGGTTGGCCTGGTATACCGGAGACAAGAAGTATATGCCTGTAATTGAGGGTTTTTCTTTCCAGAATAGAATGACAAAGGGTGGTGGTTAA
- a CDS encoding thioredoxin fold domain-containing protein, with product MENCVTQYWKILWACSLLLFMRVGSAEAAGYDAFFDTSFGDYSEELVRAREEGKKGILLFFEMKDCPFCHRMKETVLNQLQVQQYFKKHFLSFIVDIEGGLDITDFSGKEMTQQDFAQRQNRVRATPVIQIYDLQGKRVVRFTGATSGVEEFMWLGEYVVSGAYKEMPFVVYKRQRRR from the coding sequence ATGGAGAATTGTGTGACTCAATATTGGAAAATATTGTGGGCGTGTAGCCTGTTATTATTTATGCGCGTGGGTTCTGCGGAGGCTGCGGGTTATGATGCCTTCTTTGACACCAGCTTTGGTGATTATTCTGAGGAATTAGTGCGTGCCAGGGAAGAAGGTAAAAAAGGAATCTTGTTGTTTTTTGAAATGAAGGACTGTCCCTTTTGTCATCGTATGAAGGAGACAGTGTTAAATCAGCTACAGGTTCAGCAATATTTTAAAAAACACTTTCTGAGCTTTATAGTGGATATTGAGGGTGGTCTGGATATTACGGATTTTTCTGGCAAGGAAATGACACAGCAGGACTTTGCTCAACGTCAGAATCGTGTACGGGCGACACCGGTGATACAGATCTATGATTTACAGGGTAAGCGGGTGGTAAGGTTTACCGGTGCTACATCCGGGGTTGAAGAATTTATGTGGTTGGGTGAATATGTGGTGAGTGGGGCTTATAAGGAGATGCCTTTTGTGGTTTATAAACGGCAGCGTCGGCGTTAA
- a CDS encoding TlpA family protein disulfide reductase codes for MKKYIFVVIFALWSMALSAAEEFTLQDVNGKAVSLSDYRGKWVIVNYWATWCPPCKEEIPELIQFHDEHKDDLAVVLGVDLEDIDVNSLREFVDDSMISYPVLIGEGSEYLSELGPVPGLPTTYMVSPEGHVVARQVGPITAEALEKFIQRKTKK; via the coding sequence ATGAAGAAGTATATATTTGTTGTCATATTTGCCTTATGGAGCATGGCTCTATCGGCTGCTGAGGAATTTACCCTACAGGATGTGAATGGTAAGGCTGTCTCGCTCTCTGATTATCGGGGAAAATGGGTCATCGTGAATTACTGGGCAACCTGGTGCCCACCTTGTAAGGAAGAGATACCGGAGTTGATCCAGTTCCATGATGAACATAAAGATGATCTGGCGGTGGTTTTGGGGGTGGATCTTGAAGATATTGATGTTAATTCGCTGCGTGAGTTTGTTGATGATAGTATGATTTCCTATCCGGTGCTAATTGGTGAGGGTTCTGAATATCTGTCTGAGTTGGGGCCGGTACCGGGCTTGCCAACAACATATATGGTTTCTCCGGAGGGTCATGTGGTTGCTCGGCAGGTGGGGCCTATTACGGCTGAGGCGTTGGAGAAATTTATTCAGCGTAAGACTAAGAAGTGA